One window from the genome of Deltaproteobacteria bacterium encodes:
- a CDS encoding nuclear transport factor 2 family protein encodes MSENPARTASRRSVHIVETRPENAKQQWLELFADDAIVEDPVGRSPLDPQGSGHRGKQEIGAFWDRTIAPVRVKFELRDSYACGDEVANVAKISTTLPDGSRFRTEGVFVYRVDAAGKIVSLRAFWEFDRMGASVEKSG; translated from the coding sequence GTGAGTGAGAATCCCGCGAGAACGGCGTCGCGCCGGTCGGTACACATCGTAGAGACACGCCCGGAGAACGCGAAGCAGCAGTGGCTCGAGCTCTTCGCGGACGATGCGATCGTCGAGGATCCGGTCGGGCGCTCGCCGCTCGACCCGCAGGGAAGCGGGCACCGGGGCAAGCAGGAGATCGGCGCGTTCTGGGACCGCACGATCGCGCCGGTCCGTGTGAAGTTCGAGCTCCGCGACTCGTACGCCTGCGGCGACGAGGTCGCCAACGTCGCGAAGATCAGCACCACGCTCCCCGACGGCTCGCGTTTCCGCACCGAGGGCGTGTTCGTGTACCGCGTGGATGCGGCGGGGAAGATCGTCTCGTTGCGCGCGTTCTGGGAGTTCGATCGCATGGGGGCCAGCGTCGAGAAATCCGGTTGA
- a CDS encoding nitronate monooxygenase, with the protein MASPLDTELCSILGIRHPILQTAMGWIATPELVAASSNAGAMGFLATANLRPDEVDREIDRVKQLTDRPFGVNLLMEAPGAEQIVDAMIGQRVRAASYSRAPNPDFIKRFKQAGILCIPTCGAVRHAQKAVQLGADVIVIQGGEGGGHTGSVPTSILVSQVVDAVDRPVVAAGGFHDGRGLVAALAFGAVGIAMGTRFLLTRESPVPAATAERYFQAGVDDLIVTTRIDGMSHRVIVNELVRELEASSRAALLLRALRSALAYRRLSGASIPELLRAAFALRRSEKLSRAETLMAANSPILIQAAMVEGRPAEGVLPSGTVAGVISDRPSCAELVERIMREAEQTLESLQR; encoded by the coding sequence ATGGCCTCACCACTCGATACCGAGCTGTGTTCGATCCTGGGGATCCGCCATCCGATCCTGCAGACCGCGATGGGCTGGATCGCCACGCCGGAGCTCGTGGCCGCGAGCTCGAACGCGGGCGCGATGGGATTCCTCGCCACCGCGAACCTGCGGCCCGACGAGGTGGACCGGGAGATCGATCGCGTGAAGCAGCTCACCGATCGCCCGTTCGGCGTGAACCTGCTGATGGAGGCGCCCGGAGCGGAGCAGATCGTCGACGCGATGATCGGCCAGCGCGTTCGCGCGGCGAGCTACAGCCGCGCGCCGAATCCCGACTTCATCAAGCGCTTCAAGCAGGCCGGGATCCTCTGCATTCCCACCTGCGGCGCGGTGCGACACGCGCAGAAGGCCGTCCAGCTCGGCGCCGACGTGATCGTGATCCAGGGCGGCGAGGGCGGCGGCCACACCGGAAGCGTCCCTACGTCGATCCTGGTCTCGCAGGTCGTCGACGCCGTCGACCGGCCGGTCGTCGCCGCGGGCGGCTTCCACGACGGACGCGGGCTCGTCGCTGCGCTGGCCTTCGGGGCGGTCGGGATCGCGATGGGCACGCGCTTCCTGCTGACCCGAGAGAGCCCGGTTCCCGCGGCCACCGCCGAGCGCTACTTCCAGGCGGGCGTGGACGACCTGATCGTGACCACGCGAATCGACGGGATGAGCCACCGCGTGATCGTGAACGAGCTGGTTCGCGAGCTCGAAGCGAGCAGCCGCGCGGCGCTGCTGCTGCGCGCGCTGCGCAGCGCTCTCGCCTACCGCAGGCTCTCCGGCGCATCGATCCCGGAGCTCCTGCGCGCTGCGTTCGCGCTGCGTCGCAGCGAGAAGCTCTCGCGCGCCGAGACCCTGATGGCGGCGAACTCCCCGATCCTGATCCAGGCCGCGATGGTCGAGGGGCGGCCGGCCGAGGGCGTCCTGCCCAGCGGCACGGTGGCCGGCGTGATCTCGGATCGGCCGAGCTGCGCGGAGCTGGTCGAGCGCATCATGCGCGAGGCCGAGCAGACGCTCGAGTCACTCCAACGATGA
- a CDS encoding enoyl-CoA hydratase family protein, translating into MTLALEIRDGVAELLLDHPPVNALDSAGWSKLAETLASLGRGGEARAVVLGAKGRGFCAGVDIKELAADSSRITRVNRACFDAFAAVHDCPVPVIAACHGFVLGGGIGLVGSCDIIVASHDASFGLPEIDRGALGAASHLMRMFPIQKVRKMLFTGEPIPAAEAYRLGAIEALVDRDELLPRARAIAASIAAKSPRAIRLAKECMNGIELLDVKTSYRFEQGFTLELYTSPDSQEARDAFVEKRGAKFQETK; encoded by the coding sequence ATGACGCTTGCGCTCGAGATCCGAGACGGCGTGGCCGAGCTCCTGCTCGACCATCCGCCCGTGAACGCACTGGATAGCGCGGGCTGGTCGAAACTGGCCGAGACGCTCGCGTCGCTGGGACGCGGCGGCGAGGCGCGCGCGGTGGTGCTCGGCGCGAAGGGCCGCGGCTTCTGCGCCGGCGTCGACATCAAGGAGCTCGCCGCGGACTCGAGCCGGATCACGCGCGTGAACCGCGCCTGCTTCGACGCGTTCGCGGCCGTGCACGACTGCCCGGTCCCGGTGATCGCCGCCTGCCACGGATTCGTGTTGGGCGGCGGCATCGGCCTGGTCGGCTCGTGCGACATCATCGTGGCCTCGCACGACGCGAGCTTCGGGCTGCCCGAGATCGATCGCGGGGCGCTGGGCGCCGCGTCGCACCTGATGCGGATGTTCCCGATCCAGAAGGTGCGCAAGATGCTCTTCACCGGCGAGCCGATCCCCGCCGCCGAGGCGTATCGTCTGGGCGCGATCGAGGCGCTGGTCGACCGGGACGAGCTCCTGCCGCGGGCGCGCGCCATCGCGGCGTCGATCGCCGCGAAGAGCCCGCGCGCGATCCGCCTCGCGAAGGAGTGCATGAACGGGATCGAGCTGCTCGACGTGAAGACCAGCTACCGCTTCGAGCAGGGCTTCACGCTGGAGCTGTACACCTCGCCCGACTCTCAGGAGGCGCGCGACGCCTTCGTCGAGAAGCGCGGAGCGAAGTTCCAGGAAACCAAGTAA
- a CDS encoding CoA transferase subunit A, which translates to MSEADVVARLRDGMTIGIGGWGSRRKPMSLVRAILRSQLRDLTIVSYGGPDVGLLCASGKARRVVYGFVSLDSIPLEPHFRRAREEGRIEAVEYDEGMLQWGLYAASLRLPFLPTRAGLGSDVLTINPHLSLVRSPYADGEELVAMPAIELDAALIHMNRADARGNGQYLGPDLYFDDLFCGAARERFMSCERIVESGELLREGTFHTLRINRSMIDGVVEAPNGAHFTECPPDYGRDEAFQREYAATARDPGQWETFKKTYLELPDEAAYQRAVRAR; encoded by the coding sequence ATGAGCGAGGCCGACGTCGTGGCCCGGCTTCGCGACGGCATGACCATCGGCATCGGTGGCTGGGGCTCGCGACGCAAGCCGATGTCGCTGGTCCGCGCGATCCTGCGCTCGCAGCTGCGCGACCTGACGATCGTCTCCTACGGCGGCCCGGACGTCGGGCTGCTCTGCGCCTCCGGAAAGGCGAGGCGCGTGGTCTACGGCTTCGTCTCGCTGGACTCCATTCCGCTCGAGCCGCACTTCCGGCGGGCGCGCGAAGAGGGGCGCATCGAGGCGGTCGAGTACGACGAGGGCATGCTGCAGTGGGGCCTGTACGCCGCGTCGCTTCGCCTGCCCTTCCTGCCCACGCGCGCGGGTCTCGGCTCGGACGTGCTCACGATCAACCCGCACCTCTCGCTCGTGCGGTCACCGTACGCGGACGGCGAGGAGCTGGTGGCCATGCCCGCGATCGAGCTCGATGCGGCGCTGATCCACATGAACCGCGCCGACGCGCGCGGCAACGGCCAGTATCTCGGTCCCGACCTGTACTTCGACGACCTGTTCTGCGGCGCGGCGCGCGAGCGCTTCATGAGCTGCGAGCGGATCGTCGAGAGCGGCGAGCTGCTGCGCGAGGGGACGTTCCACACGCTCCGCATCAACCGCTCGATGATCGACGGCGTGGTCGAGGCGCCCAACGGCGCGCACTTCACCGAATGTCCGCCCGACTACGGGCGCGACGAGGCCTTCCAGCGCGAGTACGCGGCCACCGCGCGTGATCCCGGCCAGTGGGAGACGTTCAAGAAGACGTATCTGGAGCTTCCCGACGAAGCGGCCTATCAGCGCGCGGTGCGCGCGCGATGA
- a CDS encoding DUF1956 domain-containing protein, translating to MAASQPASPRRAAQAGEGMREQILAAAEQEFAARGFAPARLEDIAERIGITRAAVIYHFRDKQTLYEGVLESAFTPLLQRIREALESDDSHAARIEAMVDAWIRYAGERPTLARLFMREVADSAGELRPGVRRLVDPMYAMVLQGIEQGQKEGAVRKVTPAHLVSILAGATVWFVTGDPLLQRRNRGKPPSAARLEAFREDVLGVTRFLLRGKRS from the coding sequence ATGGCGGCGAGCCAACCCGCGAGCCCCAGGCGGGCGGCCCAGGCGGGCGAGGGAATGCGCGAGCAGATTCTCGCGGCCGCCGAGCAGGAGTTCGCAGCGCGCGGATTCGCGCCCGCACGGCTGGAGGACATCGCCGAGCGGATCGGAATCACGCGCGCCGCGGTGATCTACCACTTCCGCGACAAGCAGACGCTCTACGAGGGCGTGCTGGAGTCGGCCTTCACGCCGCTCCTGCAGCGCATCCGTGAAGCGCTCGAGAGCGACGATTCCCATGCCGCGCGGATCGAGGCGATGGTCGACGCCTGGATCCGCTACGCCGGCGAGCGGCCGACGCTGGCCCGGCTCTTCATGCGCGAGGTGGCCGACTCGGCGGGCGAGCTGCGCCCGGGCGTGCGTCGCCTCGTCGACCCGATGTACGCGATGGTCCTGCAGGGGATCGAGCAGGGCCAGAAGGAGGGCGCCGTGCGCAAGGTGACTCCCGCGCACCTCGTCAGCATCCTGGCCGGCGCGACGGTCTGGTTCGTGACCGGCGACCCGCTCCTGCAGCGGCGAAATCGCGGCAAGCCGCCGAGCGCCGCGCGGCTCGAGGCCTTCCGCGAGGACGTGCTCGGCGTCACGCGCTTCCTGCTGCGCGGAAAGAGGAGCTGA
- a CDS encoding CoA-transferase, with protein MTGATRAEICAVAIAETFRGDGETLVSPIGTLPSIGARLARLTFEPDLLLTDGVAMLLASVPPLGGEPHEPPVVEGWLPYRSVFDTLWAGRRHVMMGATQVDRFGNQNIACIGPFARPKAQLLGMRGAPGNTLNHPTSYWVPNHGPRVFVEKVDVVSGVGYDRAARLGERARRFHEIRRVVSNLGVFDFATSSRTMRLASVHPGVSVAQVVESTGFALEIARDVPETRSPTDLELEILRTRLDPLGAGQKELGG; from the coding sequence ATGACGGGCGCAACCCGCGCCGAGATCTGCGCCGTCGCGATCGCAGAGACCTTCCGCGGCGATGGCGAGACACTCGTGAGTCCGATCGGGACGTTGCCGAGCATCGGCGCGCGGCTGGCGCGGCTCACGTTCGAGCCGGACCTGCTGCTCACCGACGGAGTCGCCATGCTGCTGGCCAGCGTTCCGCCGCTTGGCGGCGAGCCGCACGAGCCGCCGGTGGTCGAGGGCTGGCTGCCCTATCGCAGCGTCTTCGACACGCTCTGGGCCGGGCGTCGCCACGTCATGATGGGCGCGACGCAGGTCGATCGCTTCGGCAACCAGAACATCGCCTGCATCGGCCCGTTCGCGCGGCCGAAGGCGCAGCTGCTCGGCATGCGTGGCGCGCCGGGGAATACGCTGAACCACCCGACCAGCTACTGGGTGCCCAACCACGGCCCGCGCGTCTTCGTCGAGAAGGTCGACGTGGTCTCGGGCGTCGGCTACGACCGCGCGGCCCGGCTCGGCGAGCGCGCCCGCCGCTTCCACGAGATTCGCCGCGTCGTCTCGAATCTGGGCGTGTTCGACTTCGCGACGTCGAGCCGGACCATGCGGCTCGCGTCGGTCCACCCGGGCGTCTCCGTCGCACAGGTCGTCGAGAGCACGGGCTTCGCACTCGAGATCGCGCGCGACGTGCCCGAGACGCGATCGCCGACCGACCTCGAGCTCGAGATTCTGCGCACGCGGCTCGACCCGCTCGGAGCCGGCCAGAAGGAACTCGGGGGCTAG